ATTGCAAGAAATAGAAAATAATTCTATTGACGCCCTGATAACAGATCCTCCTTATGGAATATCTTATCAAAATAATTATTGGGATAAAGATTTGCCTGATAAAGAAATATGGAAAAATTCTTTTAATGTATTAAAAGACGGAAGTTTTGGTTTAATATTTTCTTCAATAAGATTGATGCATCGTCTTATGGCTAATTTAGAGGATAGCGGTTTTCTAATCAAGGATGTTCTTTTTTGGTCATATTTAAACGGAATGCCCAAAAGTCGAGATATTGCGTTGGATATTGATAAAGAGTTAAACGTAGAAAGCAAGATTGTAGGTATATATAACTATGTACAGGGCTATAAAAAAAACGGCGCAAATAATTATTATGCTACCAATTTAAAATATAAAAAAGAACCAAAATTTGAATTAGGGGACAAATATAAAGGATGTGGACTGGCTTTAAAACCGTCTTATGAACCAATAATCTTAATTCAAAAACCGATAAGCAAAAATTTAACAGTAGCACAAAACGTTATGCAGACGGCGAAAAAAAAGTAGGGCATAATCCGCATCCAAAGGACAGAGTGCCTTCAAATATAATTAGAACTCAAGAGTACCGCGACAAGTATGATAAATTTTTTTTAGTTCCAAAAGTCAGGCAAAAAGCGGAAGAGTTCAATAATCATCCCACGCTGAAACCTGTGGAGCTGATGGAACATTTGGTAAAATTGGTATCTTTTGAAAATCAGATAATCTTAAACCCTTTTTCAGGTAGCTGCAGTACGGGAGTTGCAAGTTTGAAAAATAAAAGAAAATTTGTAGGATACGAGTTAGACGGTAAATATTATAAAATATGTAAGAAAAAAATGGAAAATATTGAACGCGAGATGTCAAGTTGTCAAATTAATTTAAGAGGAATAAATATGCCTGCACTATTCTCAAGCAATAGCAAAAAGTTTTTATCACAAATAGATAAGCCGGAGAGAGAATTAAATAAATTTATTTCTGAGAATTGGAAAGACTTGTTTCCAAAAAACTATAAGTTTATTACTAATGAGTTCTACTTAAAGGGTAATGTTCGCAGTTTGGGAGATAAGAGCGGTAAAATTGATATTTTCGGGTTCAATTCTAAAACAAAAAAATTCATAATCGTTGAATTAAAAAAAGATTGTGCTATAAATATTACAGACCAAGTGGCTGATTATAGGGATTTTGTACAAAAAAATTTTTCTGCAGTTTACCTGCTTGTACTGCAAAATTATAAAATTAAATTTAACTTACCAAAATCCCAACATATGTCTAAAGACCCAGAGATTATCATGATAGCGAAAAAATTCAGCATGGGTCAAATTGATAGAGCAATTGAAAAAAATATTACATTGATAAAATATTATTGGTTTAAGGATTTCATTTTTATTGATTATTTAAATAATGCCCTTGATAGTAAAATAGAGATTGCAGATACTAAAAATAAGGAAATCAACAAAATTAAAAATATCATTAGTTCTGAAAAAGAAGCTCAGGATGAAATAGATGAATTTTTTGGAGAAAAAAATCAAAGTAAAGCGGCGTTTAGAATTTTCCTTGAATTTTTAGAATCAAACGGACAAGTCAATTTAAAGTTCAGTAGAATATGTATTGGAATAGAATTCAATAACACAACATTTACTGCCATCAGTCGTAGAGGAAAAGGACCGCGTAAAACCATTTTGCTAGTTGTGACGAATATAGATGTAACTGCGCTGAGCAAACAAATAATAGTGGATGATAGATATCGTGGAAAAAACATTAAGATGAAAGGTAGTTGGGGAAAGGAACGATTCGAAGTTTATTTTCGTAATGCAGACGAGGTAAAAGAATTTTGCAACTACATAAAGGATAAAGAGTTTCAACCTTTGCAAAAATAAAAAAGCATACTTAAGGAATAATGACAAACTTAGAAAATACTAACGATGAAAGTTAAAATATGCGGACTTGCAAATTATAATGACGCTTTGAATGCGACAAATTTGGGAGCTGATTTTTTGGGGATTTCATTTTATCAAAGACTCTTCTAGAAAAGTATCGGAAAAATTAGTGTCGGACATAGTTTCCAAACTTCATCCTTTTGTCGCTCCCATAGCCGTTTTTTCTGGTCAAGATGAGAAAGCTGTATCCAAGATAATAAAAAAATGCAGCATAAAAAATATTCAGTTTAACGGAAATGAAGCGCCTGAATTTTGTAAGTTTGTCCGTGACAGACAATGCGTGAAAATATTTAAGTTTTTTAAACTTGACAATGAAACCGATATTTTAAAATTATACAGAAAGCGTAGATTATTTTGTTTTAGACGTGTCTTATTCAGACGTCGAAATTGCGAAATTTAATCACACTCTTATTTCAAAAGCAGGGGAATTAAAGATTCCGTTTTTTGTCTCCCTCAGCGCCAGCGCTGACGCAAAAAATATTGAAAGCTTTTTGAAAGAAGTTACCCCGTACGGATTTAATGCAGATTCGTCTATAGAAAGATCGCCAAAAAGAAAAGATTATGATATAATGAGCGCATTTATCAAAGGTATTCGCAGATTAAAAATTTAAAATTCCAAGAGAAATTCTTAAACTTGAAGCTCAGACTGTAAGAGAACAAATAAAACATTTGGATTTAAACTTTGACAAAGCCGTTTTAAAAGATTTTAAGAAAGAAAATCTGGCAATTTTACATCCTTTGGGAACGATAGGTAAAAAACTTATTATGCGGGTAAGCGATCTTATGAGAAAAGGAAAGCAAAATCCAGTTGTAAAACAAACGGCAACCGTTAAGGATGCTCTTCTTGTATGTATGACAGGCACAAGAGAGTCGAGGCAACAAGTATTGTTGACAACAAGGGCAAAATTATAGGTTTTTTCACGGATGGAGATTTGCGCAGATATATTCAAAATGACGAAAAAATACTAGAAAAAAAATGTAGCGTCTGTTATGACAAAGCACCCTAAAATTGTGACGCCTGAAATGATGAGCTGTAGAGTCGGCAACAATTTTAAAAAAGTACGATATAGACAATATTCCTATTATAGGTAAAGATAAAAAATCTCTAGGTATTTTAGATCAAGGGGATTTGTTAGCAGAAGGAGTCTCTTAACGGTAGCAGAGAACGAAGCCTTTTGACAGAATTAAAGGCAAAGGCAGGCTGGAGGAAAAACAGAAATGAAAATGACAATTGATAATATATCTGAAAAAAAAGGGGTTCCTGAAGGCATTTGGACGAAATGCAAAAAATGCGATTATATTCTTCTGCAAAAAGACTTTGAAGAAAATCTTATGGTATGCCCTAAATGTGGATATTGTACAAGACTCAACGCGCGAAAAAGAATTGAGTTTACTGTGGACAAAGGAAGTTTTAAAGAAATGGATGAAGCTATTCAGCCCGTAAATTTTTTGTGTTTTCCGGGCTATTCTGATAAAATAAAAAAATCTGAGATGAGCGACGCCGTTGTTACGGGTGAGGCAAAAATCAACGGATACAGCGTTGTAATTGCAGTTATGGATTTTGAATTTATGGGTGGCAGTATGGGTTCTGTCGTAGGCGAAAAAATAGTAAGAGCAATAGAAAAAGCCTTGAAAAAAAAACGACATATAATCATCATTTCCGCTTCAGGCGGAGCAAGAATGCAGGAAGGGACAATATCTCTTATGCAGATGGGCAAAACAAGTGCCGCTCTTGCAAAGCTCGCCGATAACAGACTTGCATTCATTTCAATTCTAACAGACCCTACAACCGGCGGTGTTGCCGCAAGTTATGCAATGCTTGGAGATATAAATATTGCAGAGCCTAAAGCTTTAATAGGTTTTGCGGGACCCAGAGTTATTGAACAGACCATAAGACAGCAACTTTCGGAAGAATTTCAACGCTCCGAATTTCTAGAGAAACACGGAATGGTTGACATTGTTGTAGAAAGGAAAAATATAAGAGACGTTTTGACTAAAGCGTTGACGTTTTTTTACAATAGGTAATGTTTTTTAAAATTTTAAAAGAATATGAGGGAATGACACCGGGTCTTTCAAGGATAAAAAAATTTTTCAAAAGCATAGATAATCCTCAGAATAAATTAAAAGCAGTCCATATAGCAGGCACTAACGGAAAAGGGTCAACAGCAGCTTTCATATCTGAAATTTTAAAAGCAGGCGGATATAAAACGGCTTTGTACTCTTCTCCTCATTTAATTGATATTACCGAAAGAATTAAAATTGACGGGGAAAATATACCGTCAAAAATCTTTAATGGTTTATCAAAAAAATACTTAGAAAGGGCGGTAAAATATAAACTTTCATATTTTGAATATTTGACTGCATTAGCTTTTATATATTTTGCAGAGCAGAAAACCGATATTGCCGTAATCGAAACAGGACTTGGCGGACGGTTTGATGCAACAAATGTTATAAAAAAACCTTTAATTTGTGCCATAACGTCGATTGCAAAAGAACATCAGGAAATACTTGGAGCAGAGACTGAAAAGATAGCTTTTGAAAAAGCCGGGATAATAAAGGGCGCCGCTTATGTTGTCTGCGGAAAACTGCCTAAAAGAGCAATAACCGTAATAAAAAACAAATCAAATCCATACTACCTATACGGAAAAGATCTTAAAGTTGCAAACAATAAAAGCAGTAGAAGCAGGCAAAAATTTGATTATACAAGCAAAAATGCAGAACTGAAAAATATTGAAATAGGGCTTTTAGGCAGACATCAGGCTGTAAATGCTTCAATTGCTATTTTTGCTGCAGGGCTTTTAAATAAAAAAGGATATTATTTAAGCGAAGCACATATAAGAACAGGTTTAAAAAACGCAGTCTGGCAGGGCAGGTTTGACATAAGAAAAATCCATAGTAATAATAAAAATTTTGAATTAATTATAGACGGTGCGCATAATATTCAGGGGTTAAATGCATTTTTTGAAACATTTGAGCAACTTGGTTTTTCAAAAAAAAAGAGAATTTTCATTTTTACCGTAATGAAAGAAAAAAAATATAAATATATGGTAAAAAAGACAGCCTCTTTTGCCAAAAAAGTAATATTGCCGCGGATAAATAATGATAGAGCTTTAAATCCTGAAGTTTTAAAAAAAGAATTTTCAAAGTATATTGCACAAAATAAAATATGTACGGCAGACTCTGTAAAAAACGCTTGTGCTATGATAAGCGACAACGAAACATCGGTAGCAGTAGGTTCTCTTTATCTTGTAGGAGAAATTTTAAAATATATAAATGAGACAATGGAATAAAAATATCAAAAGGACTATATTTTTGTATAGATATGAGGGGGGGGGGGGGGTAAGGATAGCTATTGTTATTTCTTATCTAGGAAAATTGCTGTTTGTGTTGCGATATTATTATTAGCAGTTTTAAAAGTTTTTGGTTATGAGATTAATATATTTGCGGATAATCTTGAATACGATGAACGCAGCAATCAGCTTTTTGCAAAAAGCAATGTCATTTTGGGATGGGAAGGAAAAAAAGTATTTGCAGATTATGTTGAATTTGAAAAAAAGACTATAAAAGCCCACGGCAACGTCAGGGTTGAAGAGTCAGAAAATACAATTTATGCAGACAATGTTGCATATAATTATGATGAGAAAAACGGAAGTATAGAAGAAACTTTCGGGAATCATCATTCTTCTAATGTGTTTATTCGTGCAAAATCTATGGAAATAAAGAATAAAGATACGTACGCAATAAACGGCATCAAACTTTCAAAGTGCGATTTGGACAATCCCCACATTCATATCAGGGCAAAGCATGGAAAACTTATATTAAATAAAAGATTGATCATTTACAACGCTGTCTTTTATATCGAAAAAATTCCCATATTCTATCTGCCTGTATTTACAAAATCTTTAAAAAGCGACAAATCTTTTGGATCAGACTTAAAATTTGAAATCAATCCGAAATTTACAGATAAGAAAAGTATATATTTAAATATGCTGATCTCATGCGCGTTAAGCGAGTCTTTAAAAGCAAAAGTTTCAGCTGACTTTTTTAACAAATCAGGAAATTCTCAGGAAATAAAAATTGATTATAAAGAAAAAGATGCAAGCGGAAGCATCTCTGTTAATGAACCCCAAAATTTACTAAAGGCCGATTACTTCCGCAGGATAGACAGTATATGGAACGTACGATCTAAAGTATGGATTACAAAGGATAAAGGTATTGACAACTATCGACATGAACATAATAAATGGGATATTTGGGATTCATTTCTGTCGCTTAAAAACTTTTATCCTTATTCTTATTCTTATGTTACTACAACAAGACATGGAAATGATACAAATTTAAATATCAGCGTCGAGCATAAAGCCTATAACGATAGCGCTAACGAACATAAAGTGTCGTATACATTACTTCCAAAGATAGAATTAACATCTCATTACAGAAATATTTTCATGGGGATAATGCGCAAGTTCTCTTTTATGTACCAAAACGTTTATAGGCGATATCAATATAAACAAGTTTATTATTCTGACGATTATGAAACTTATGATAAATCTTTTTATCAAAGCAAAAGTCGTTTAAATTACAAACTGCTGAGAGCTTTTAAAGTCGGCAATCCGCTTACATTAGTTCCCGCTCTAAAAATTGTGTTAAAACCGTCCAGCACAGGCGATTTCGGGCAAAAAGAATATAGAGGGCTTTTTACAAAATATTCAGGTTCCTTAAATACAAGATTTAGAGTTAATGATTGGATGGACTGGAATATCAAGTATTCCTTAAGAGCAAGAACGAAAAAAAATTCTTTATGCGTGGAAACTTTAAGCGGCGGCAACGGCATTGAAAAAAATTCTGTCTCTTTCAACAACGATATGTATTTAGGAAAACAAACTATGGTTCAAAACTCTTTTTCTTACAATTTACAACGTAAAAACAACAGACTGTCGCCGCTTATCACCGAAGTAACATACATGTTAAACGATTATACGACCGTATTCGCAAAACAAACGCAGGTTTTATATCCACTTAGACTTGGCTCTCTGAATCTGGATTTAGCAGTCGGACAGCTGGATAAAGCCTACTTAAATTTCGGCGCTTTTTACCAAGAGTATCAGTTTGACAAAATACAGATGGATGATAAAGACTACTTAAAACATATTACTCTTTCTCAAAGATATGATAAATCTGGGTTTTACAAAACCCGCGAAATCAATAATACTTTAGGATTTGGATTATGCCTTACTCCTAAATGGAGAATGGATTACAACATAAAAGCAACGATTCCTCTTAATATATCACGCATCGCAATAGGTGAACAGAAACTCAAGATTTACAGAGATTTACACTGCTATATTTTCAGCATAGCTTTGAAACACTCCATAAAAGACAATAAGTCAGAAATATTTTTTAAATTTACTCCGAAATCAA
This genomic interval from Candidatus Endomicrobiellum trichonymphae contains the following:
- a CDS encoding DNA methyltransferase — encoded protein: MKLEQYKVYNKSCYGLQEIENNSIDALITDPPYGISYQNNYWDKDLPDKEIWKNSFNVLKDGSFGLIFSSIRLMHRLMANLEDSGFLIKDVLFWSYLNGMPKSRDIALDIDKELNVESKIVGIYNYVQGYKKNGANNYYATNLKYKKEPKFELGDKYKGCGLALKPSYEPIILIQKPISKNLTVAQNVMQTAKKK
- the accD gene encoding acetyl-CoA carboxylase, carboxyltransferase subunit beta — protein: MKMTIDNISEKKGVPEGIWTKCKKCDYILLQKDFEENLMVCPKCGYCTRLNARKRIEFTVDKGSFKEMDEAIQPVNFLCFPGYSDKIKKSEMSDAVVTGEAKINGYSVVIAVMDFEFMGGSMGSVVGEKIVRAIEKALKKKRHIIIISASGGARMQEGTISLMQMGKTSAALAKLADNRLAFISILTDPTTGGVAASYAMLGDINIAEPKALIGFAGPRVIEQTIRQQLSEEFQRSEFLEKHGMVDIVVERKNIRDVLTKALTFFYNR
- a CDS encoding bifunctional folylpolyglutamate synthase/dihydrofolate synthase, with product MFFKILKEYEGMTPGLSRIKKFFKSIDNPQNKLKAVHIAGTNGKGSTAAFISEILKAGGYKTALYSSPHLIDITERIKIDGENIPSKIFNGLSKKYLERAVKYKLSYFEYLTALAFIYFAEQKTDIAVIETGLGGRFDATNVIKKPLICAITSIAKEHQEILGAETEKIAFEKAGIIKGAAYVVCGKLPKRAITVIKNKSNPYYLYGKDLKVANNKSSRSRQKFDYTSKNAELKNIEIGLLGRHQAVNASIAIFAAGLLNKKGYYLSEAHIRTGLKNAVWQGRFDIRKIHSNNKNFELIIDGAHNIQGLNAFFETFEQLGFSKKKRIFIFTVMKEKKYKYMVKKTASFAKKVILPRINNDRALNPEVLKKEFSKYIAQNKICTADSVKNACAMISDNETSVAVGSLYLVGEILKYINETME
- a CDS encoding LPS-assembly protein LptD codes for the protein MGWEGKKVFADYVEFEKKTIKAHGNVRVEESENTIYADNVAYNYDEKNGSIEETFGNHHSSNVFIRAKSMEIKNKDTYAINGIKLSKCDLDNPHIHIRAKHGKLILNKRLIIYNAVFYIEKIPIFYLPVFTKSLKSDKSFGSDLKFEINPKFTDKKSIYLNMLISCALSESLKAKVSADFFNKSGNSQEIKIDYKEKDASGSISVNEPQNLLKADYFRRIDSIWNVRSKVWITKDKGIDNYRHEHNKWDIWDSFLSLKNFYPYSYSYVTTTRHGNDTNLNISVEHKAYNDSANEHKVSYTLLPKIELTSHYRNIFMGIMRKFSFMYQNVYRRYQYKQVYYSDDYETYDKSFYQSKSRLNYKLLRAFKVGNPLTLVPALKIVLKPSSTGDFGQKEYRGLFTKYSGSLNTRFRVNDWMDWNIKYSLRARTKKNSLCVETLSGGNGIEKNSVSFNNDMYLGKQTMVQNSFSYNLQRKNNRLSPLITEVTYMLNDYTTVFAKQTQVLYPLRLGSLNLDLAVGQLDKAYLNFGAFYQEYQFDKIQMDDKDYLKHITLSQRYDKSGFYKTREINNTLGFGLCLTPKWRMDYNIKATIPLNISRIAIGEQKLKIYRDLHCYIFSIALKHSIKDNKSEIFFKFTPKSKASSNKEKKAAWWSSKEE